CCTCGCCGCCACCAGGTCCGCCCGGGCCTGCTCCAATTCCCCGGCGGCCTTGTGCAGCGGCACCAGCTCCGCGTACCGCCGGCCGACCCGGCGGGCCGTGCTCTGGTCGGCGTGAATCGCCGGGTCGGCCAGCCGCTTCTCCAGCTCGGCGTACTCGTCGAGGAGGGCGGCCAGACGCTCGCTGCTCATGGACAGACACTCCTTCGACGACGGCGCTGGACGGGGAATTCCGGGCGGCCCCGCCGGGGCGGAACACGGACGGCGCCCGCGTCCGGCGGAAGCCGGACACGGGCGCCGAACAGGACGTTACTTGCCCTTCTTGGCCTGAACCTTGGCGTACTTCTGCTGGAACTTCGCCACCCGGCCCGCGGTGTCCAGGACGCGCTGCTTGCCGGTGTAGAACGGGTGGCAGGCGCTGCACGTCTCGACGTGGATGGAACCACCCTTGGCGGTGCTGCGGGTGGTGAAGGTGTTGCCGCAGGAGCAGGTGACGTCGGTGGTCACGTACTCCGGGTGAATGTTGGGCTTCATGTCGCCTCGGTCCTCTCGTCGTTGGTCGCCGGGTCGCCCCCGTCCTCGGTGTGCGACGGTGAGGGCGTGAACCGGAACCGGTGGCCGACTGACCAGTGTGCCATGGACGTACGCCCGCCAGGCAATCGGGCGGCACAGCCGGTCCGGCATCGACAACGTCCGCCCGCACTCCCGCATTCCCAGCCAGCCGCCGGGCATTCCCGCACGCCCGACGGCCCCCGTCGGGGCGTACCACCGCAGTGAGTGGTGGCCCGCCTGATCGCCGCCCGGGGACTGCCCGCTCCGGCAGGACCACGGTTGCCCGTGCCCTGCAACCGTCCCTGCCTCGAGCCGACCCGGGACGATCCGCGCCGGATCTCGCACGGCGAACGGCTCGTCACGCGGCGGGCGCCGACTGGCAGACACGCCACAACGGCGAGGGGGCGTGGCCCAGCGGCCGCGCCCCCTCGCCTCGATCTACCGGGAGAGGTCACTCCCCCGGCGTCGACTTCGCGATCTGCATCAGGAACTCGATGTTGGTCCGCGACTGCTTGAGCCGGTCCAGCAGCAGGTCCAGCGCGGCCTGCGAGTCCAGCGAGTGCAGGACCTTTCGGAGCTTGTGCACGATGGCCAGCTCCTCCGGCGCGAGCAGGATCTCCTCCTTACGCGTGCCGGACGGGTGGATGTCGATGGCCGGGAAGG
The sequence above is a segment of the Micromonospora sp. WMMA1363 genome. Coding sequences within it:
- the rpmE gene encoding 50S ribosomal protein L31, coding for MKPNIHPEYVTTDVTCSCGNTFTTRSTAKGGSIHVETCSACHPFYTGKQRVLDTAGRVAKFQQKYAKVQAKKGK